A stretch of Sulfurovum zhangzhouensis DNA encodes these proteins:
- the dnaN gene encoding DNA polymerase III subunit beta, giving the protein MKIKAQKQIIESILINLQPFLEKKDASQITSHVLFKTEDNKCVIKATDSEIGLKIVTDHITVEHEGSFTAHGKKLLDIVRILKDDEITLELLNDTLVIKQKQSKFKLPTFDPDLYPTFPIINDKPQISLDSLSLIKNLKKISPAIDTNNPKFELNGALINIKNDSTDLVGTDTRRLAIATIDSSNSEALSLIVPKKAILEIQKLFLDQINIFFDETNLIITNDNYFFYTRLINGKFPDYERIIPSSVKHSITLPKKEMVEAIKMITTISQEIKMTFLSDTIIFNSLSADNVEAKTEIALETGLADKFELSLNSRYLLDFISQIDSNEFFIQFNEPSLPFVVKDENFITIIMPIVA; this is encoded by the coding sequence ATGAAGATCAAAGCACAAAAACAAATTATTGAATCTATACTCATAAATCTCCAACCATTCTTAGAGAAAAAAGATGCAAGCCAAATCACTTCGCATGTCCTCTTTAAAACGGAAGATAATAAATGTGTAATAAAAGCTACAGATTCAGAAATTGGTTTAAAAATCGTAACAGATCACATCACTGTTGAACATGAAGGCTCTTTTACTGCCCATGGAAAAAAACTATTGGATATTGTGCGTATCCTAAAAGATGATGAGATCACACTTGAACTTCTTAATGATACGCTGGTCATCAAACAAAAACAATCTAAATTCAAATTGCCTACCTTTGATCCAGATCTCTATCCTACATTCCCTATAATCAATGATAAACCTCAAATTTCACTTGATTCATTAAGTTTGATCAAAAATCTTAAAAAGATATCTCCTGCTATTGATACAAACAATCCAAAGTTTGAACTAAACGGGGCACTTATTAATATCAAAAATGATTCAACTGACTTAGTAGGAACTGACACAAGACGTTTAGCTATTGCTACAATTGACAGTTCCAACAGTGAAGCGCTTTCACTTATCGTGCCTAAAAAAGCAATTCTTGAAATACAAAAACTTTTTCTAGATCAGATCAATATCTTTTTTGATGAAACAAATCTAATTATCACAAATGATAATTATTTCTTCTATACACGTTTGATCAATGGAAAATTCCCAGATTATGAGAGAATCATTCCGTCATCAGTCAAACATTCAATTACTTTGCCTAAAAAAGAGATGGTGGAAGCGATAAAAATGATCACAACAATCTCTCAAGAGATTAAAATGACATTCCTATCTGATACGATTATCTTCAACTCACTATCTGCAGACAATGTAGAAGCAAAAACAGAAATCGCACTTGAAACTGGATTGGCAGATAAATTCGAACTCTCTTTAAACAGTCGTTATCTGCTTGATTTCATTTCACAAATTGATTCAAATGAGTTCTTCATTCAATTTAATGAACCGAGTTTACCATTTGTTGTCAAAGATGAAAACTTTATCACGATCATCATGCCGATCGTAGCATAA
- the pyrG gene encoding glutamine hydrolyzing CTP synthase, with amino-acid sequence MSENGTKYIFVTGGVLSSLGKGITAASIGTLLKHTGLRVGVLKLDPYINVDPGTMSPLEHGEVFVTKDGAETDLDLGHYERFLDTSLTKKNNFTTGQVYKTVIENERKGKYLGKTIQVVPHIVNEIKERIFRAGEGKDILIVELGGTTGDIEGLPYLETIRQMKHELGRAMVMNIHVTLLPYIKVAGELKTKPTQHSIQELRRIGISPHMIILRAEQPVPTEIKKKIAYSCDVDEDSVIVAEDAATIYQVPLNFLRQDILTPICKQLDLDSCQPKMDEWADLVHKIIMPSDEIKIAFVGKYLDLKESYKSLTEALIHAGAHLDSRVNIKWVDSEKIEEEGAAKFIKECDGVLVAGGFGERGVEGKIKAIQYAREEKIPFLGICLGMQLSIIEYGRNVLGLEDANSVEFSEKAKNPMIYLIDEFIDASGSKQVRTSTSPLGGTLRLGEYECETKEGSHLREAYDGAAVIYERHRHRYEANPKYRDALEANGMIVTGESHGLVDAIEVKDHPWFLGVQFHPEFTSRLQNPNPSILAFVKASIENRSK; translated from the coding sequence ATGAGCGAAAACGGAACAAAATATATTTTTGTTACAGGTGGAGTACTAAGTTCTCTTGGAAAAGGTATTACCGCTGCGAGTATTGGAACACTGCTGAAACATACAGGTCTAAGAGTAGGTGTACTTAAACTCGACCCTTATATCAACGTTGACCCGGGTACTATGTCTCCTCTTGAGCACGGTGAAGTATTTGTTACCAAAGATGGAGCGGAAACTGACCTTGACCTTGGACATTATGAGCGTTTTTTAGATACATCATTAACGAAAAAAAATAACTTTACGACCGGTCAAGTCTATAAAACGGTTATTGAAAATGAAAGAAAAGGTAAATACCTTGGAAAAACGATCCAGGTAGTTCCTCATATCGTAAATGAGATCAAAGAGCGTATTTTTAGAGCAGGTGAGGGTAAAGATATCCTGATCGTAGAGCTTGGCGGTACAACAGGTGATATCGAAGGTTTGCCGTATTTGGAGACAATCCGTCAAATGAAACATGAATTGGGTCGTGCAATGGTAATGAACATCCATGTAACGCTGCTTCCATATATCAAAGTTGCCGGAGAACTTAAAACAAAGCCGACACAACACTCTATTCAGGAACTTAGACGTATCGGTATTTCTCCTCATATGATCATTCTAAGAGCAGAACAACCTGTACCTACTGAGATCAAAAAGAAAATTGCTTATAGTTGTGATGTGGATGAAGATTCAGTGATCGTGGCTGAAGATGCTGCAACGATCTATCAGGTTCCGCTTAATTTCTTAAGACAGGATATTTTGACGCCTATCTGCAAACAACTGGATCTAGATTCTTGCCAGCCAAAAATGGATGAATGGGCAGACCTTGTTCATAAAATCATTATGCCAAGCGATGAGATAAAAATCGCATTTGTAGGTAAATACTTAGATCTTAAAGAATCTTACAAATCACTCACTGAAGCACTGATCCATGCCGGTGCCCACCTTGATTCAAGAGTCAATATCAAATGGGTAGACAGTGAAAAGATAGAAGAAGAGGGTGCAGCAAAGTTTATCAAAGAATGTGACGGAGTGTTAGTTGCTGGTGGATTTGGTGAACGTGGTGTAGAAGGTAAGATCAAAGCGATACAGTATGCAAGAGAAGAGAAAATTCCTTTCTTGGGTATCTGTTTAGGTATGCAGCTTTCAATCATTGAGTATGGACGTAATGTATTAGGTCTTGAAGATGCAAACTCTGTAGAGTTTAGCGAGAAGGCTAAAAACCCTATGATCTATCTGATCGATGAGTTTATCGATGCGAGTGGATCTAAACAGGTACGTACGAGTACATCACCGCTTGGTGGTACACTCAGACTGGGTGAGTATGAATGTGAAACAAAAGAGGGATCTCATCTCAGAGAAGCATATGATGGTGCAGCAGTGATCTATGAAAGACATAGACACCGTTATGAGGCTAATCCAAAATACCGTGATGCTCTAGAGGCAAATGGGATGATTGTTACAGGTGAATCTCATGGGCTTGTTGATGCGATTGAGGTGAAAGATCATCCATGGTTCCTTGGTGTTCAGTTCCACCCTGAGTTTACTTCAAGACTTCAAAACCCAAATCCTTCTATTTTGGCATTTGTAAAAGCCAGCATTGAAAATAGATCGAAATAA
- a CDS encoding thioredoxin domain-containing protein translates to MQTLNIVCPHCNAVNNVQVEVNRKEVLCSSCSDLLNDTSPLECNEESFKIHLEKNDIPVLVDFYSPDCAPCMKMQPDFEAAAKSCELEVRFLKVNTLDYPDLARQYGVNSLPTVIAFNKSIEMNRFSNALSKDQLSMWAESLIQVAL, encoded by the coding sequence ATGCAAACTCTTAATATCGTCTGTCCCCATTGTAATGCAGTGAACAATGTTCAAGTTGAAGTGAACCGTAAAGAGGTACTATGCAGCTCATGTTCAGATCTACTAAATGATACGTCACCCCTTGAGTGTAATGAAGAAAGCTTTAAAATTCATCTTGAAAAGAACGACATTCCGGTATTAGTCGATTTTTACTCTCCTGATTGTGCACCTTGTATGAAGATGCAGCCAGACTTCGAAGCAGCAGCAAAAAGCTGCGAGCTTGAAGTACGTTTTTTAAAAGTTAATACCCTTGATTATCCGGACCTTGCAAGACAATACGGTGTAAATTCTCTTCCGACAGTCATCGCTTTTAACAAAAGTATAGAGATGAATCGTTTCAGTAATGCTCTTTCAAAAGATCAACTCTCCATGTGGGCAGAAAGTCTCATACAGGTTGCTTTATAA